A stretch of Anaeromyxobacter dehalogenans 2CP-1 DNA encodes these proteins:
- a CDS encoding NAD-dependent epimerase/dehydratase family protein, translated as MAGVALITGSGGAVADAVAAELARAGWSPRPVALSAEGFGAAGEAPARAVVHLGVRTPRDLPEPARIAVEAGAARAAAELARRAGAGRLVHVSTAGVYGRPRNLPCREGELKAPRTAHERVRWAAEQASWAAFRKGAPLTVLRPTVLYGPSLRGGPLRVLALVALFNQRRRRVPIIRRGPVAHLLHLDDLARAVVHVLDHPDAEAVRGRAFNVADEAPLPLAEHLAAALTALGYEPGRILPTAPRLTSALLWLVRHVPDRALLARVNGRLARGWGRLSSRTGVGPALVPRIEREALHWMSADHYYDTSRIEALGWRPRHPISTAAMPETVRALVSDHLLPGSGAGALPAW; from the coding sequence ATGGCGGGGGTGGCGCTCATCACGGGCTCCGGCGGCGCCGTGGCCGACGCGGTCGCGGCCGAGCTCGCGCGCGCCGGCTGGAGCCCGCGCCCCGTGGCGCTCTCCGCCGAGGGCTTCGGCGCCGCGGGCGAGGCGCCGGCCCGCGCGGTGGTGCACCTCGGCGTGCGGACCCCCCGCGACCTGCCCGAGCCCGCCCGCATCGCGGTGGAGGCCGGCGCCGCGCGCGCCGCCGCCGAGCTGGCGCGCCGTGCCGGCGCCGGGCGGCTGGTCCACGTCTCCACCGCCGGCGTGTACGGACGCCCCCGCAACCTGCCCTGCCGCGAGGGCGAGCTGAAGGCGCCGCGCACCGCGCACGAGCGGGTCCGCTGGGCGGCGGAGCAGGCGAGCTGGGCCGCCTTCCGCAAGGGGGCACCGCTCACGGTGCTCCGCCCCACGGTGCTCTACGGTCCGTCGCTGCGCGGCGGCCCGCTGCGCGTGCTCGCGCTGGTGGCGCTCTTCAACCAGCGGCGGCGGCGCGTGCCCATCATCCGCCGCGGGCCGGTGGCGCACCTGCTCCACCTCGACGACCTCGCGCGAGCGGTGGTCCACGTGCTCGACCACCCGGACGCGGAGGCGGTGCGGGGCCGCGCCTTCAACGTGGCCGACGAGGCGCCGCTGCCGCTCGCCGAGCACCTCGCCGCCGCGCTCACCGCCCTCGGCTACGAGCCGGGCCGCATCCTGCCGACCGCCCCGCGGCTCACCTCGGCGCTGCTCTGGCTGGTGCGCCACGTGCCGGATCGCGCGCTGCTCGCCCGCGTCAACGGGCGGCTGGCGCGCGGATGGGGGCGGCTCTCGTCCCGCACCGGCGTGGGGCCGGCGCTCGTCCCGCGCATCGAGCGCGAGGCGCTCCACTGGATGAGCGCGGACCACTACTACGACACCTCGCGCATCGAGGCCCTCGGCTGGCGCCCGCGCCACCCGATCTCGACCGCGGCCATGCCGGAGACCGTGCGCGCGCTGGTGTCGGATCACCTGCTCCCCGGCTCAGGGGCGGGTGCCCTGCCCGCCTGGTAG
- the lon gene encoding endopeptidase La encodes MSDKEKKGAGAGAQVAPAMGPPVLINKEDIPAVLPILPLRNSVFFPGGVLPLAVGRQKTIALIKDAVRDEQVIGVVTQRRAEEEDPGAADLYTVGTVARVVKLLKMGEDNYSLVVQGLARFKVLELVQESPYLKARIEPVEDRSVVDDVEVEALAINLKKLAREVIELMPELPAAATELVESITHPGHLADLIAANVDVPIEEKQQVLETVELKARMKLVLELLNRKREILKLSNKIDSAVKGEMSKTQREYYLRQQLKAIKEELGELGEEEEELDELQERLKKAGLPPEVEKVAQKELNRLKSIPTASSEYTVARTYLDWIADLPWAKRTDDNLDIENARQILDSDHYALEKIKKRILEYLAVRKLKNDMRGPILCFVGPPGVGKTSLGQSIARATGRKFVRLSLGGVRDEAEIRGHRRTYVGALPGRIIQSMKKAGTVNPVMMLDEIDKLGADFRGDPSAALLEVLDPEQNHAFSDHYLDLSYDLSKVMFIGTANLLDPIPGPLKDRMEILELPGYTFEEKVHIAQNHLIPKQLREHGLSADAIAITEKALIKIIMAYTREAGVRNLERRIADVCRAIAVEVASGKIGAAAKRAIEEADVLEILGPEKFYNETAERTEIAGVATGLAWTAAGGDILFIEATKMPGKGALTLTGQLGDVMKESAQAALSYLRSKSDSLGIPVNFLEKTDLHIHFPAGAIPKDGPSAGVTILTALVSLLTGIRVRSDVAMTGEVTLRGLVLPVGGIKEKVLAAHRAGIKRIIIPARNEKDLLDVPEQARKEVEFVFAAHMDEVLAAALEENPVGRKPPAAPEPEGEKKPGATPTPPAKKPDEIRV; translated from the coding sequence ATGTCCGACAAGGAAAAGAAGGGCGCGGGGGCAGGGGCGCAGGTCGCCCCGGCCATGGGACCTCCGGTCCTCATCAACAAGGAGGACATCCCGGCGGTGCTGCCGATCCTCCCGCTGCGGAACTCGGTGTTCTTCCCCGGGGGCGTGCTGCCCCTGGCGGTGGGCCGCCAGAAGACCATCGCGCTCATCAAGGACGCGGTCCGCGACGAGCAGGTGATCGGCGTGGTCACGCAGCGCCGGGCCGAGGAGGAGGACCCGGGCGCGGCCGACCTGTACACGGTCGGGACGGTGGCGCGGGTGGTGAAGCTCCTGAAGATGGGCGAGGACAACTACTCGCTCGTCGTGCAGGGGCTCGCCCGGTTCAAGGTGCTCGAGCTCGTGCAGGAGAGCCCCTACCTCAAGGCGCGCATCGAGCCGGTCGAGGATCGCTCGGTGGTGGACGACGTCGAGGTCGAGGCGCTCGCCATCAACCTGAAGAAGCTGGCGCGCGAGGTCATCGAGCTCATGCCCGAGCTCCCGGCGGCCGCGACCGAGCTGGTCGAGTCCATCACGCACCCGGGCCACCTCGCCGATCTCATCGCGGCGAACGTGGACGTGCCCATCGAGGAGAAGCAGCAGGTCCTCGAGACCGTCGAGCTCAAGGCGCGCATGAAGCTCGTGCTCGAGCTGCTCAACCGCAAGCGCGAGATCCTCAAGCTCTCGAACAAGATCGACTCCGCCGTGAAGGGCGAGATGTCGAAGACGCAGCGCGAGTACTACCTGCGCCAGCAGCTCAAGGCCATCAAGGAGGAGCTGGGCGAGCTGGGCGAGGAGGAGGAGGAGCTCGACGAGCTGCAGGAGCGCCTGAAGAAGGCCGGGCTCCCGCCCGAGGTCGAGAAGGTCGCGCAGAAGGAGCTGAACCGGCTGAAGTCGATCCCGACCGCCAGCTCCGAGTACACGGTCGCCCGCACCTACCTCGACTGGATCGCCGACCTGCCCTGGGCCAAGCGCACCGACGACAACCTCGACATCGAGAACGCGCGGCAGATCCTCGACTCCGACCACTACGCGCTGGAGAAGATCAAGAAGCGCATCCTCGAGTACCTGGCGGTCCGCAAGCTGAAGAACGACATGCGCGGGCCGATCCTGTGCTTCGTGGGCCCGCCGGGCGTCGGCAAGACCTCCCTCGGCCAGTCGATCGCGCGCGCCACCGGCCGCAAGTTCGTGCGGCTCTCGCTGGGCGGCGTCCGCGACGAGGCCGAGATCCGCGGGCACCGGCGCACCTACGTGGGCGCCCTCCCCGGCCGCATCATCCAGTCGATGAAGAAGGCCGGGACGGTGAACCCGGTGATGATGCTCGACGAGATCGACAAGCTCGGGGCGGACTTCCGGGGCGATCCCTCGGCGGCCCTGCTCGAGGTGCTCGACCCCGAGCAGAACCACGCGTTCTCCGACCACTACCTCGACCTGTCCTACGATCTGTCGAAGGTGATGTTCATCGGCACCGCGAACCTGCTCGATCCCATCCCCGGCCCGCTCAAGGACCGCATGGAGATCCTGGAGCTGCCGGGGTACACGTTCGAGGAGAAGGTGCACATCGCGCAGAACCACCTGATCCCGAAGCAGCTCAGGGAGCACGGGCTCAGCGCCGACGCCATCGCCATCACCGAGAAGGCGCTCATCAAGATCATCATGGCGTACACGCGCGAGGCCGGCGTCCGGAACCTCGAGCGGCGCATCGCCGACGTGTGCCGCGCCATCGCGGTGGAGGTGGCGAGCGGCAAGATCGGCGCCGCCGCCAAGCGCGCCATCGAGGAGGCCGACGTCCTCGAGATCCTCGGGCCGGAGAAGTTCTACAACGAGACCGCCGAGCGGACCGAGATCGCGGGCGTCGCGACCGGCCTCGCCTGGACCGCCGCGGGCGGCGACATCCTGTTCATCGAGGCCACCAAGATGCCGGGCAAGGGGGCGCTGACCCTCACCGGCCAGCTCGGCGACGTGATGAAGGAGTCGGCGCAGGCCGCGCTCTCGTACCTGCGCTCGAAGTCCGACTCGCTCGGCATCCCGGTCAACTTCCTCGAGAAGACCGACCTGCACATCCACTTCCCGGCGGGCGCGATCCCGAAGGACGGTCCCAGCGCCGGCGTGACCATCCTCACCGCGCTCGTGTCGTTGCTCACCGGCATCCGGGTGCGCTCCGACGTCGCCATGACCGGCGAGGTCACGCTGCGCGGCCTGGTGCTCCCGGTGGGCGGCATCAAGGAGAAGGTGCTCGCCGCGCACCGGGCCGGCATCAAGCGGATCATCATCCCGGCCCGCAACGAGAAGGACCTGCTGGACGTGCCCGAGCAGGCGCGCAAGGAGGTCGAGTTCGTCTTCGCGGCGCACATGGACGAGGTGCTGGCGGCGGCGCTGGAGGAGAACCCGGTCGGCCGCAAGCCGCCGGCGGCGCCCGAGCCCGAGGGCGAGAAGAAGCCCGGGGCGACGCCGACGCCTCCCGCCAAGAAGCCGGACGAGATCCGGGTCTAG